The Caloenas nicobarica isolate bCalNic1 chromosome 30, bCalNic1.hap1, whole genome shotgun sequence genome contains a region encoding:
- the LOC135999878 gene encoding olfactory receptor 14J1-like — protein sequence MSNSSSITQFFFLAFSDARELQLLHFWLFLGIYLAALLGNGLIITTIACDQHLHTPMYFFLLNLALLDLGSISTTVPKSMANSLWDTRAISYMGCAAQLFFFLFCATAEYSLLTVMSYDRYIAICKPLHYGTLLGSRACVHMAAAAWATGFLYSLLHTVSTFSLLLCKGNALDQFFCEIPQILKLSCSHSNLREVELLVFSACLLSVCFIFIVLSYVQIFRAVLRIPSEQGRHKAFSTCLPHLAVVSLFVSTAIFAHLKPLSISSSSLDLVVSVLYSLVPPTLNPLIYSLRNQELKDSLWKLMAG from the coding sequence tcacccagttcttcttcctggcattctcagacgcacgggagctgcagctcttgcacttctggctcttcctgggcatctacctggctgccctcctgggcaacggcctcatcatcaccaccatagcctgtgaccagcacctgcacacccccatgtacttcttcctgctcaacctcgccctcctcgacctgggctccatctccaccactgtccccaaatccatggccaattccctctgggacaccagggccatttcttatatgggatgtgctgcccagctctttttttttcttttctgtgctacagcagaatattctcttctcacagtcatgtcctacgaccgctacattgccatctgcaaacccctgcactacgggaccctcctgggcagcagagcttgtgtccacatggcagcagctgcctgggccactgggtttctctattctTTGCTGCACACGGTCagtacattttcactgctgctctgcaagggcaatgccctggaccagttcttctgtgaaatcccccagatcctcaagctttCCTGCTCTCACTCCAACCTCCGGGAAGTTGAGCTTcttgtctttagtgcctgtttactttctgtgtgtttcattttcattgtgctgtcctatgtgcaaatcttcagggccgtgctgaggatcccctctgagcagggacggcacaaagccttttccacgtgcctccctcacctggccgtggtctccctgtttgtcagcactgccatatttgcccacctgaagcccctctccatctcctcctcatccctggatctggtggtgtctgttctgtactctttggtgcctccgACACTGAACCCCCTCATATACagcctgaggaaccaggagctcaaggattcCCTGTGGAAACTAATGGCAGGAtga
- the LOC135999916 gene encoding olfactory receptor 14J1-like, with product MSNSSSITQFLLLAFSDTRELQLLHFWLFLGIYLAALLGNGLIISTIACDQHLHTPMYFFLLNLSLLDLGSISITVPKSMANSLWDTRVISYAGCAAQVFFVFFLFGAEYSLLTIMSYDCYIAICKPLHYGTLLGSRACVHMAAAAWATGFLYALLHTANTFSLPLCKGNALDQFFCEIPQILKLSCSDTYLRELGLIVFSVCLISVCFVFIVLSYVQIFRAVLRIPSEQGQHKAFSTCLPHLAVVSLFVSTGAFAYLKPRSISSPSLDLVVSVLYSLVPPALNPLIYSMRNQELKDALR from the coding sequence atgtccaacagcagctccatcacccagttcctcctcctggcattctcagacacacgggagctgcagctcttacacttctggctcttcctgggcatctacctggctgccctcctgggcaacggcctcatcatcagcaccatagcctgtgaccagcacctccacacccccatgtacttcttcctgctcaacctctccctcctcgacctgggctccatctccatcactgtccccaaatccatggccaactctctgtgggataccagggtcatttcctatgcaggatgtgctgcccaggtcttctttgtattttttttgtttggtgcagaatattctcttctcaccatcatgtcctatgattgctacattgccatctgcaaacccctgcactacgggaccctcctgggcagcagagcttgtgtccacatggcagcagctgcctgggctacggggtttctctatgctctgctgcacacggccaatacattttcactgccactgtgcaagggcaatgccctggaccagttcttctgtgaaatcccccagatcctcaagctctcctgctcagacacctacctcagggaacttgggcttattgtctttagtgtctgtttgatttctgtgtgtttcgttttcattgtgctgtcctatgtgcagatcttcagggccgtgctgaggatcccctctgagcagggacagcacaaagccttttctacctgcctccctcacctggccgtggtctccctgtttgtcagcactggtgcatttgcctacctgaagccccgctccatctcttccccatccctggatctggtggtgtctgttctgtactctttggtgcctccagcactgaacc